Genomic window (Cellulosilyticum lentocellum DSM 5427):
ATTTCCCCATAATTGCCCATCATCAGAGAAAGCATCTGGTGGACAACCTGCAACAAAAATTGGATTTTTATTCTCATCTAATTTGAAAAGTTTATCATTGGCCCAAGCATCTGAGCTATCTGCTGAAACATAGATAGGAATATCCCCAATAATTTTAATACCTAAACTATTTACATAGCTTTTAAGAGCTTCCCATTGTTTATAAAATTCATATTGAACAAAAATCCAATATTCAATTTCATCTTTAAGCTCTTTTTCATATGCCTTCATAACTTCTGGCTTTCTGAGCTTAATATCCTCATCCCATTCTTGCCAACTACGAAGTTCCATTTTAAATTTAATAGCCATATACATTGCATAGTCTTTAAGCCAAGATGCATTTTCCTTCTTGAACGCTTCAATTTGTTTTGTTAGCTTACCTTTTGAATTTTTATAAGCTATATGTAATACCTTATTTCTCTCTGTAAATAATTTTTCATAATCTACAAATTCGTCACTTCCAAAATCAACATCTACATAATCTTCTGGTTTTAATAACCCTTCTTTTTCTAAGGTCTCTAAGTCTACAAAGTAAGGATTTCCTGCAAAAGCTGAAAATGATTGGTAAGGAGAATCTCCATAGCTTGTAGGTCCTAATGGTAGTATCTGCCAATAACTTTGTCCTGCTTCTTTTAAGAAGTCAGCAAATTCATATGCCTTTTTACCAAAGCTACCAATACCATATTTTTCTGAAAGGGAAGATATATGCATTATAATACCGCTTT
Coding sequences:
- the malQ gene encoding 4-alpha-glucanotransferase is translated as MSRKSGIIMHISSLSEKYGIGSFGKKAYEFADFLKEAGQSYWQILPLGPTSYGDSPYQSFSAFAGNPYFVDLETLEKEGLLKPEDYVDVDFGSDEFVDYEKLFTERNKVLHIAYKNSKGKLTKQIEAFKKENASWLKDYAMYMAIKFKMELRSWQEWDEDIKLRKPEVMKAYEKELKDEIEYWIFVQYEFYKQWEALKSYVNSLGIKIIGDIPIYVSADSSDAWANDKLFKLDENKNPIFVAGCPPDAFSDDGQLWGNPIYDWDYLEETGYEWWIERLKASLKLYDVIRIDHFRGFESYWQIPFGHKTAKKGKWVKGPGIKLFKAVKEKLGDIDVIAEDLGYMTDKVINFRDKTGYPGMKVLQFAFDTREESDYLPHNYTRNCVVYTGTHDNDTVMGWIDTTGNPEDVKNAKHYLKLDICEGYHWGFIRGAWSSVADTAIAQMQDFLGLGNEARMNLPSTLGGNWQWRIKDGALTKELAKRIYDLTKMYGRLEEDSNE